CCTGCTAAGtgctaatttaaatattgatcGAAAAAGTCTTGATCCAgtaataaatgtttttcccAATctaatcaattattttttttgggtttggcCATATATATGGCAAATGCAAACCCGTTTGAAATACACAAAGACCACGAGGGTAATATAATAATCCAACTGGTGATTATCGATTCTTTGGCAGCAACTCTCGTTGCATTGGCAAAACAATGAATTATTTCCCAATTGCTgactgtttgttgtttgtttgtgtataAAATTTGGGAAATTCAATGAAATTTCACACATTTTTTCATGAATGCCTGTGTGTTTCGTCTATTGGCTATGAGCTTTTTGTCGGCCCCTCCTGGACGTGTGTGGAGTGGACCTGCGGAGCGAATCCAACCCGTTTCGTTTTTgggtattttttagaaagccactaCGTAATGGCATTTGTCATACGATTACCGATTACCCACTGCCAATCTGCAATCTGCTCTGCTATTGTCTATAATCCCATGTAATTCAAGACTCACCGATTTGCTGGCTGCACAAATGTGTATATAGAGATCCCACGCCCACAGATTGGAATGGTTGGGATTTCGGAGCTCGGAGTGGATTTCGACAAATTGTTTGGCTAATTACACGAATCTTCCTCTTTGGCACACAGGGATAatatctatttctatttttgagtGGCcactttcgaaatatttttttaagacgcTCTTTTGAAAGCGGCACGCAATGTTGCACAAGTGAGTTATCGAAAATGGTTGCAACAGGTTCGAAAAAACTAGGGAACGCGCGCCACGATCCGAGCGGAATCGATGCGAAAACCGAATTGAGTCCCGACTTAGAGTTTAAAAAAGTGATTTTTCGAGACGAGACTTTAACGAATGTTACGCGTTCCAGAACCGCGCTGCCAGGCAGACGAAAACAGACTCACCTCAAATGCGGCTTGCAAAAACCACAACACCTGACGTCGGCGGCTCAGCGGTTCGGCGGCTCAGGCAGCGGcgtcgactgcgactgcgacggCGACTGCAGCGTTTTGGTGGGCGGTAAGCCGagctcgaaaaaaaaacagtcaaATTGAGTGGCGCAGTTTGGACTGGCGATTGAAGTATGTAACTAACCACAGCACCTGAGCATCGGAGTTAGACAACGCGCGAATGTTATGATCCAATTTTATGTAGCCTCATAAAGAAATCTACATCGCACTCTACTTAAAAGCTGGTCACTTGGGTTAAAATGGCTCGAAATGGCTAAAAACAACTAGATCGTAATACATTCTAATAAATGGGGCACTTTGCGTGACTTACAGTTTAAGGTCTCAAaacagttaaatttaattattttcatgaGCAGCTaagattaaatatatttttaggtcatccattaatttcaaataataataaaaactgtttACTCTAAATCACATCTATTGTACTTTTCGAGCTATATGAATAGCtatttgaataatatttaacaaaaacatatgaatgttttaaaaattatattcaaatatcactcatacgcagtgtTTTTACAATATAAGTTTAAATgactattaaattattttaaaatatttaatcactaaagaataatttacattttttagtgTTCATATATCTTAGGGAAGGTTTCAGGAGTtcctctttaaattaaattaaaatttaaacagtTTTCTTATCTACCTTTTATTTGTtgtaaaattatattcaaatattactcatacgaagTGTTttcataatataatttaacaaaaatattaaattatctaaaaaaatattaaataacttactaaattgtattttttatggaaagtttcagacatttttttaaatttcaattaaaatttaagcagttcccaaattaaattcttttgacaATTACCTGATGATAGCTTATGATTATTTCACTGACCCCAAGATGCGAATGGAAAATAAAGTAATTATTGACTAAGCTCTCGGAAACCTTGCAGGCTAATTAGAGACAATCCGCGAACCTGGACCCCGTCTTTATAGTTTGATCTGTCTGACAGGGCTGAACCTATGCGGACCTCCACCTCCGGCTGACTCACCATTCTCCAGTGCAATCCACATCCGCTCCATCCCAATCCCGATTCCAATCCCAATCGAAATCCCAGCCCACTTGATATTCCTGCTCCGTTCGCCCGGAGACGTCGTTCGACGTAGTTCGCTCATAAATTTTGCATTTGCTGTGTGATTTTCCTTTTTAGACGCGACAAGATTTCACTGATTTCGCGTATATATCCCggcatttataatatattcgCCAGAGCATTCTATTCTATACGGAGTTCagtatttttttcagttttagcTGTTCTGTGGTAATCGCAGGTCCGCCATCAATCACGTAATTCCCAGCATGTTTTGTCGCCGATCCCATCTGTATCTTGACGCAGTATCTTCTCacaccaaaaaccgaaaagccaaaaacaaagCCAGACGCCGAGTCTATAAACTCGAATATATGCTGTACCGAGCCGAAACAAAAGGCCCATTAATGAcaaatgcaaaataataacaaaacaatATTCGCGAACCAGTCATTGCATATTAATGGTGCCCTCATCAAAAGCCACTCAAGTGCACACTTCACTTGGGTATGATCCGATCTTGTTCGGATCTGTTCAAACACTTGACAATGACATGATTCGCTTTGGATGTTTAATTGCTTAAATTTGGAGGCACAATGGCTTGCAGATTGTTTGATGCCTTCATTATCGTTGTGTAATTCCCTTTTGAATACACAGAAAattaaatcgatatgaaataggatAATTTCttccttatttcatatcaataaaaagcagattattgtcaaatttatgattcaaacttATCAGAATTtcttaaaagttattaaaataccGTTTAAAAACCCAAATGTAGtcttttttaatcaaatattgtaaaaaaagataaacatATTCtctattcatatcaaaatgatatgaataacttgatctttaataacaatctgatcttttgacaatttttttctgtgtaccaTTTGACTTATGGAGTTTtcgaattatataaaaaacgtTTAATTTGTGGGCGGATGATAGTTTGCAATGAACAAATAGGTTTTTATTTACACACAGTCAACTAAGTGAGGAAACGTGTCAAGTTTCTAAGCAAGGGTCAAAAAGTTCACATGAGacaatactttaaaattatacttATCATTAACAAGAACAAGTGCAAAATCTATTTTCACACCTGCTTTTAGAATTTAGTTCCCACTCAAATAAAGGTAATACTAGTTTAACAACTTTGCATCTCAATTAACAGGAAGTCGAAAAAGATCGTCTGGATCTCtgaaatatattaatacttAATTCAgtcttttgcataaattatatGCACACgctctttcttttctttttttttgtctcatttaaaaactattttaaattccagttgtTTGCTGGTTTGTTTAAAGAACTATTTTTGGGgttcaatttaaattcttgCACTTCAGTAGCGCACTACGATTCTTTTTCCTATAAGTTAGTTCGTTCTTTGGTGAATTTTATGTTAATCGCACGAAATTTATGGGTCGTCAATCAACTTGCATTGCCAAATCGCAATGGTATGGCCATAATCATGCGGCCTGGCCAAACAGTCAGAGTGAAAACCGAACTGCAATAAACGCAACCGGATTTTGAGAACCCTATAAAATGGAGCAATAAAGCacagaaacgaaaaaaaaacgaaagttgACCTTGGACCGTCGTCGCCTAAGAATCCGGATCGAAATCTCAAATCTCGAATTCGTCTAAATGGTTGCACCCCCAAAACTGGCCAGCTCCATCATCGCGATAATAGCCTAAGCAAATTGCCAAGTCATTCGGGTTTTTGCCATGCGATATTCTGGCAAATCAACAAGCAAATAGCGCCGAGCAAACAGAAAACCGAAgcagaaaaaacaacaagctaaaagaaatcaaaatcaaagtcaAAGTCTAGGAGCTGCAAATCCGAAAGGTAATTGCCAGGGCTAATTCGGAATCGGAATACGGAGTACGGAAAATCTCGAAAATCGTCGCGTCACCGCATAATTATTCGAGGAGTCTCGATGATGATGAGAGGGCTAGTGTGCCTGGTAATTTGCCGTTTCAGCGGTGATTTACTATTGACTCTTGGTGTCGGGCtccttgatttattttatgactCAACGCAACGTCTCCAATATGTTCTTATAACATAAAAAATGTCAGCTTTCGAAGGCCGATGTGTTGAGTACcctttgaataaaaatatcttaaataaaatttaattacaaaaattagggaatattttataacaaaacctaaaaaaatatataacgaAAGAAtctaaaaagctaaaattagaaatgataatatgaaaaatattagctGATTCTATTTACCGGATCCAGTCTTTTCTTAGTAGTATGACTTACTTTCTAATTGTAAAGTCAACAAATGTTTGCAACTCAATTTTGTcgtaaaaaagttatttttagaaGACTTTACTTGGAAAATTTCAAATGGGTATTCCCTTTAAGCTAATATGGTTTATTGTGTTGACAACGTACGATTTTTCGTGCGATTTCGCAATtccatgcaaaaataaaataccccAACGAGAGTATAAAGATATCAGTCACGGTAGAACGCAAAATTACCAACACATTGGCTGAAAGAAGGCACACACATGGACATGGATGAACGGAATCCATTGAAATTCAGAGCGGGTTCAAAGACGCTCGGCCACGGCAACAAATCGTGCAAACAACAACTCGCCGAATTGCATGGGGCAACATCTTCATTCTGGGGATTTTATTGGAGTATTGGAGAGGGGAGTACGGGGGATTCCGGGTTTCAGGGAGTCACGGAGTCAGGGAGTCGCAGTCGCCAAAGCGATTCAGCTAAATGCATTCGAGTGCTTTATTGATTGGGTTTCGTGTGCCTCGCAGAGAGTGCAAAAAGTatgaaaatgtattaattcTACTCGGGGATAAGCAAATGCATCTCAAGTGGGTTCGGGCAGTAGTCGACTGACGTCGACACGGACATGGCATTTGGGCCCGTTGACAGGTGTTGACTGAAAACTACGAGCCGGCGGCAGTCAGGCCATTAATGAAAACAGCTACGAGTTGTAAACAATAGCCGAAGCTTTGAGTTTTTCGACTACCAGATACCCCCAGTTTTAAATAACATCATTTGAAATGGAAATTAGATACAGTGCACTCCTTGCAGTTaaactataatttattttgaaatggtAATCAGAGACATTTGTGACGTAAATTCGTTTGCAAAGCTGACAACAATTTAGCactgaaattcaaataaatacaacTATTAGcaaatttttgattaaaaatactgataccatatttaaaaaaattataaaaaatcgtgtaagttttaaaaaagttatattcggcgaaataattaattttttatgcatagatttttttatttaaatatttatatttattataataccatattaaacaaatttataaaaaattgtgtaagctctaaaaaattataacagttgctctgtttattaatttaatttatttaataaaactaatttatttttttctaatgCTAAATCTGAAAgacaaattattttcttaaataaaggtatattttacataaaatatatggttaatctgtttttaaatactttttttaaatatatgatattataatatataacaTCCATACTTTACACCGAATATACCCCTAGAACgactaaaaaaaagtgaaaatgttACGCGATCAATTTGTTTGATGATTTAGAATTTTCCTCTGGCAGAATCGAAACTTGGTGTCTACTTGACTTCCGACTTTGACTTCAAAGTTGAGTGTCAGTTAATTGTTTACCGAATCTAATAATGTTTGACTTTCATCaattggcaaaaaataaagagaggAAAACACGCAGGCAATTAGTTAAGGTATCCATAAATCTTGGTGGGGAAAATGAGGAAGCGCACTTTCAAGTGAGGAGGCTTCAACTGACCGGCAGTAAAAGCCAAGTTAACGGCACTGTGACCAAATCAAAGAggctgtttaaaaataattacgtCCTAACTAAGCCAAAGGTCAGTTACAGATGCTTAGTCAAGGCAATCGTTATTTTTGAatagttaataaaattaaggGTTTATTTTGTGGGATTTTTCAAAGTCAAACAGTAACCtagaaatgcaaataaatttaatatggcAAACAAACATTGTAAAGTCAATTAACGAGGCAGAAATTGATTGATTACCCGCTAATCTATAAACGTAGAAATAATTATGTCATAATTATTTGCACGAGTGTCTAATTTGTTGTGGCTGCCCGAAAAACGAGGAGGTTTTCCGAAAATGTTTACCACTTTTCTATTGGCAGCCAAACGATGAAGAGAGTGCTGGTTATTTGGTTGATTATACTGTTATTTCAAACCGTAAAAACTTGTTcttttaagttatattttaaaaataatataatatactggTTTAGGATGCTGTTGTCTTTAAAATGACCAATGCTGTTTGCGAATCCTACAACAAATCCTGGATAGAATTTGGGGTTTGTCGACTGCGCGCCGTGAGTCGGAACAAAGTCTGCCTAAATGTCGATGCCAATTTGCTTCAACCGATTCACGATGTTACAGTGAAGGCCCAACTAATGAAAAAGGCCAATGGCTATAAGCCCTGGCTCTATAGTGTCAGTTTCGATGGCTGCCAGTTTATAAGGCGCAGAAATAATGCCTTAATTCGCATCGTTTGGGACCTTTTTAAAGAGTACTCCACCATCAATCACTCCTGTCCCTATGTGGTAGGTccagaaaataattaaatcagtctaagaaaattattattaatattatttttgctattATTAGGGTCTGCAACAAGTTAAGAACTTTTATCTGAGATCCGAGAAGCTGCCCACACCCATACCCACTGGAGAATATCTGTTGATGATTGACTGGGTGGTCAACAAGAAGCCACAAGCAGCCACAAATGTGTACTTTACCTTCGTGGAGGATCTGAAAGATATTTGAAAACCTTGTCTTTCatctaaaaccaaaaataaaagtctataatattttatccGAAAGCTGTAGAAATAAAATTGAGGAACCCAACGGTCGTTTGAAtgaaaaatggtttttatcTGTGGCATACAAATGCGATTATtaaatctttgtttttttcgaGACCACCAAGAGAATTTCCGCAGCCAGCGCATTAAGGTTATcgtaatttaaaacaaacaatacaaaaataattaccaATTAAGCCTATTTTAAATTCACATTCCGTATTGCACAACACGAAAACAGCCTTGTAGGTGGcatccacaaaaaaaaattggacaaTTGGACTGAGCATTCAAAACGTTGGGGTTTTGCAAAACTTGAAGTTTATTTGGCTCTTGTTAGTTACATTCGAATAAAAGcggtttaaaaatttaatgggtacttattttaaagatatttgagTTTTAACTTAGTATGAGTTAGTATTGCAAAATGAACTTTTTTCATTAAAGTTACATATTACTACAATAATTAATATGtttaaatttctataaataaattgtataatcTTGAGATATATGTACGTAGGTATATACATTAACATAAGCCTTGCGAGTAAAGCTCCTAAGATCTTTGTCcaatattcaaaatatgtGATAGTTCGGAACCCAATCTCTCCTTCATGTGCTCCTGATACTGCAGAATTTTGTGGCCTCCAAAGCGCACGACTTCGAGGAGTTTGTGACCAATTTCCAGGACAGCCTCCTCGTCCTTGCCGTCATTGGTCCAGAGGGAGATCTTATTGACCTTTTTGCGGATCCTAACCGAAGCTCCACAGATCTGATCGCAGTTGTCGCAGGCCTCGCCAATCAGACAAAGCAGAAAGTCCAGCCAAATGATGTCCAGATCGGTTGTGTGCGTCTTGGGAAGTGTGATTATCCAGCGACCGCCATTTATATTGGCCGGATCCTCCCACATGGGTGGAATATGCTTCTTGAAGAGCATATAATCAGAGCCCTTATCGAGCTTCGAAGGCTGTTCGATGCGGTAATAAAGTCCCCAAAAGTCCTCGACGGTGTTGAAGGTCTCAATCTTGCTCAGCATATCCTCCCACGACCTTTTGGGATCGTACTCCACCAGCCAAAGGGTCCATTCGTTCTGAAGCTTGTGTTTTTTCGGGGGGTTCCCCACCTTCGATTTCGTCATGGCGTaggaatttaatacattttccattttggaAAACCTTTGGTTTTAGGAGTATTGCTGAGTTGTCCTTAGTAACGCATTGTTCACTAATTCAATTCCTTATCTCTGGAAATTATTGCGctttatttggaaatattgtatattattgtttatattGCGAAATGTAGAATGGCGAAGTGTGGCCGAAGCAAGATCTTTAAAATATGCTCAATATTACTTATtcagttttaaatttgaaatgggattaaaataacttatggtaataaatataataaaacccTTTAACAAATTCAAGTTTTTGTTtcttatttaaagtaaatattaacaAAGAGACCCCataaacttaaagttttaaaaattaagtacttataactttgaaatttgttaggtgtataattttaaatattacttttgaattaatttatattttcttacgttttttaaacaatttgtttgtgGAATTTCGTCTATTTAAATCTCATTTTGATCGTTATTTGGTATGAAAACTAGCTAAATGTGGAAAGTGCCCCTGCTAATTGAAGAGTGTGTCTCCGCTTTTCGATAACTTAAAAAACGCACTAGTACCATTTTAACTAATCACGTCTGGCAACGCTTACCCCATTTTTGCGCCAAAAATAAGTTGCAAttgtttatttacaaaatcgCACGCTGAAAAAGGAAAAGACACCGAATGGACGTGGAATTAAAGCAGCAGTTCGACGAGATGGGCGTGGAGCCGGCGGACTCTGTGCTGGACAGATGCGTGGAGCTGGCCATTTCGTACGGCGTCCACGATGCCACCGAATTCGTGGAGCAGTGGATGGCCTTCAGTTTGTCGCATCTGCAAGGCGAGGATCCTGGACTCGAGAATCTGGGTGATTTTGAGCGGAAGGTTCTCCAGCTGCGCAAGGAGAAGATGGTCTCCAAGGCCTCTGCTTCGAAACCCAAATCCtatgcctcctcctccgccgctcAAGACACGAGCTCCTTGGCGAGCTATGGTTTAATGGAGGACGATCCCATGCTGGACGACTATGTCAGCGAATCGGTGGTAGATTCCTCTGCCCTTCACACTCCCAAGGCCAAGAGGGATCTCAAAAGCGGCCTGCTCTTCACACCGCAATCCGCCAAGAGAAATCCTGCAGTGGGAACTCCCACTTCCTCCTCGGTTTCCGGCAAACCAGGCGACATTGTGGACTCCTTTGGGCATCCCAAACTCCTGGCCGCCTCCAGCTGGCAGTCGCAAATGGAGCACACGTTGCCTGTCATCCAGAAATTGCTGCACAAGAATGCCCCGCTGACTTTGGCCAATCTGGGCTACATGAACGACCTGCTGGGCGAGCGATGTGACGATCTGCACGACCGCGTCGAGGAAATTGGACGCGGGCTGATAGAAAAGAAGCTGGGAGAGGCGGCGGCAGCCGAGTGCAGTTGGTATCCGCAGGATAAGCAGGCTCTCCAGGCAGCTGGTGGACTCCACGCCGTGGGAATGATTCACTCCGAGGACGATGGACCACTGGACGCCCATTCCGCTTTGCTAGTAGTCATCGATGAGGATACAGATGAGGCTAAGGACACTAACCTTTCGCTGAACTTCTCCCGCATCAAGTCGGCCAGCATTTTTCCAGGGCAAGTGGTCCTCGCCAAGGGTTTCATACCCAAGGGCAGGACTTTCGTGGTGGAGGAGATGCACACGGAGCGAAAACTGATCCCAGTTACTCCCCTAAAAGTCGACCGAGAGCTGCAGTTTGTGGTGGCCGCCGGTCCCTTTACAGACAGCACGGATTTGTTCTACGAACCGCTGCATGAGCTCCTGAAATACATCAAGGAGCACCGACCCGATGTCCTGGTGCTCACGGGTCCTTTTCTCGATGCGGATAACAAGATGGTCGGTGAATTAACAGAAACTTTTGATTCCTTTTTCGAGAAGATGATCGCTGGCATAATGGAGGCAGTCGGAAGCCACACTGCTGTTCTGTTGGTCAGCAGTCAGAAGGACGCCATGTCGCACTCCGTTTATCCCACACCGCCGCCCACTCTCCGCCGGACTTATCCCAATCTACACATGCTGCCCGATCCTTCGATGGTCGATCTGGATGGCCTCACGCTGGGCGTCACCTCCACCGATGTGGTGGATCACCTGCTTAGCCACGAGTTTGCCGCCGGCGCTGGCGAGCGAATGCACCGGGCCATCAACCACCTGTTCCATCAGGGCTCCTTTTATCCCCTGTATCCGCCGGCGGACGAGGACATGGCCTACGATTCACAAC
This portion of the Drosophila takahashii strain IR98-3 E-12201 chromosome 3R, DtakHiC1v2, whole genome shotgun sequence genome encodes:
- the eIF4E6 gene encoding eukaryotic translation initiation factor 4E1, whose product is MENVLNSYAMTKSKVGNPPKKHKLQNEWTLWLVEYDPKRSWEDMLSKIETFNTVEDFWGLYYRIEQPSKLDKGSDYMLFKKHIPPMWEDPANINGGRWIITLPKTHTTDLDIIWLDFLLCLIGEACDNCDQICGASVRIRKKVNKISLWTNDGKDEEAVLEIGHKLLEVVRFGGHKILQYQEHMKERLGSELSHILNIGQRS
- the LOC108063560 gene encoding uncharacterized protein, translated to MTNAVCESYNKSWIEFGVCRLRAVSRNKVCLNVDANLLQPIHDVTVKAQLMKKANGYKPWLYSVSFDGCQFIRRRNNALIRIVWDLFKEYSTINHSCPYVGLQQVKNFYLRSEKLPTPIPTGEYLLMIDWVVNKKPQAATNVYFTFVEDLKDI
- the PolA2 gene encoding DNA polymerase alpha subunit B, with product MDVELKQQFDEMGVEPADSVLDRCVELAISYGVHDATEFVEQWMAFSLSHLQGEDPGLENLGDFERKVLQLRKEKMVSKASASKPKSYASSSAAQDTSSLASYGLMEDDPMLDDYVSESVVDSSALHTPKAKRDLKSGLLFTPQSAKRNPAVGTPTSSSVSGKPGDIVDSFGHPKLLAASSWQSQMEHTLPVIQKLLHKNAPLTLANLGYMNDLLGERCDDLHDRVEEIGRGLIEKKLGEAAAAECSWYPQDKQALQAAGGLHAVGMIHSEDDGPLDAHSALLVVIDEDTDEAKDTNLSLNFSRIKSASIFPGQVVLAKGFIPKGRTFVVEEMHTERKLIPVTPLKVDRELQFVVAAGPFTDSTDLFYEPLHELLKYIKEHRPDVLVLTGPFLDADNKMVGELTETFDSFFEKMIAGIMEAVGSHTAVLLVSSQKDAMSHSVYPTPPPTLRRTYPNLHMLPDPSMVDLDGLTLGVTSTDVVDHLLSHEFAAGAGERMHRAINHLFHQGSFYPLYPPADEDMAYDSQLALKYAQLKQLPNVLILPGDQRHFIRLVNDCLVINPGRLWDKKGGTFARFLVAPTAPGKAANMFNSVACQVQRI